GTTGCGCGCAACAACAGGCAATGGGAGGGGAGTACGAGTGGCCGCGCCACTGCAGCTGACTCGAATACACCGCGTTCTCATCGGCGTGGTCGTGACCGGCGCCTTGATCATCGCCGGCATCGGCTTCGCCGGTTCGTACGCGGCCGTCCGTGAGCTGGCCATCAAGAAGGGCTTCGGGAACTTCTCCTATGTGTTCCCGGTCGGTATCGACGCGGGTATCTGTGTCCTCCTGGCCCTGGACCTGCTCCTGACCTGGATCCGCATCCCCTTCCCGCTGCTGCGCCAGACGGCGTGGCTGCTGACGGCGGCGACGATCGCGTTCAACGGCGCCGCCGCCTGGCCGGACCCGCTGGGTGTCGGCATGCACGCGGTGATCCCGATCCTGTTCGTGGTCGCGGTGGAGGCGGCCCGGCACGCGATCGGCCGGATAGCCGACATCACGGCGGACAAGCACATGGAGGGCGTCCGCCTGACCCGCTGGGTCCTGTCCCCCGTCCCCACCTTCCTCCTCTGGCGCCGCATGAAGCTGTGGGAGCTCCGCTCCTACGAGCAGGTCATCAAGCTGGAGCAGGAACGCCTCGTCTACCAGGCGAGGCTGCGTTCCCGCTTCGGCCGCGCGTGGCGCCGGAAGGCTCCGGTGGAGTCGCTGATGCCGCTGCGGCTGGCCCGCTACGGCGTTCCGCTGGCGGAGACCGCTCCGGCGGGCTTGGCGGCGGCGGGCATTGAGCCGATGGTGCTGGCTCCGGTGTCCCAGCCGCAGCTGGCGGCCGCCGATTCCGCCGGTGCGGCGGTTGCGGGCGGTCGTGCCGCCGGGGCGGCGCCCGTCCCGCAGAACGCGGCGCTTCCCGGCGAGCAGCGCCCGGAGTCCCCCGTGGACGAAGAGAGCCCTTGGTTCCAGGCTCCGCGCCAGATCGACTACCACGGCGGCTACGACCCCGCCTACGACCCGATGATGCAGGAGCCTCAGTACGCCCCCGACGAACGGTACGCGGGGTGGTACGAGGACCAGCAGCCGGAGGACTTCCAGCAGCCCTCCCCCGAGGAGACCGGCAGCTTCCCCATCCCGGTGGGCCCGAACCGCACCCGTGAACTGGGCGACGGCGGCGGCACGCCGGAGCCGGAACCGACCGAGGAGGACTTCTACCAGGTCTTCCGCAAGTCGATCGACGGCAGCTACCCGACCGGGCCCCAGTTGAAGGACGACATCGAGGCGACCTTCGGCATCTCCCTCCCGCTGGCCGACGCCAACCGCATGGCCAACCGATTCACCAACCGTCACACGGCGGAACTGGAAGAAGACCACATCGCATAACCACAGCGCCTGAAAGGCAGAAGAAAAGGGGCCCTCCACCGAGGGCCCCTTTTCCGTTACCGCCTACTCGCCGAGCAGGCGCCGCACCCGGTCCTGCCCGACCGCCAGCAGCAGCGTGGGCAGCCGGGGTCCGGTGTCCCGTCCGACGAGCAGGTGGTACAGCAGCGCGAAGAACGACCGCTGAGCCGTCTTGATCTCCGGCGGCAGCTCCTTGGGCGTCGCGTCGGCGGAGAACCCGGCCTGCACCTTCGGCACGCCGTACACGAGGTGGGTCAGCCCGTCGAGCGACCAGTGCTCGGCGAGGCCGTCGAGCAGCAGCCGTACCGACTGCTGAGAGGCCTCGTCGAGGGACTTCAGCAGCTCGGCGTCGGGCTCCTCGCGCACGATGGTCCGCTGGTCGGCGGGAACGTGCGTGTTGATCCAGGCCTCGGCCCTGTCGTACCGGGGCCGTGCCTCGTCCAGGGAGGCGAGCGGCTGCTCGGGGTCCAGCTCGGACAGGATCCGCAGCGCCTGGTCCTCGTGTCCGGCGGTGATGTCGGCGACGGACGCGAGCGTGCGGTACGGCAGCGGGCGCGGCGTCTTCGGCAGCTCGGCGGCGGCCGTACCGACCGCGCGCGTGTACGCGGCGATGTCGGCCGGCAGCGCGGAGCCGTCGGCGACCTTCCCGGCGAGCTTGTCCCACTCGTCGTAGAGCCGCTGGATCTCCTGGTCGAAGGCGATCTTGAAGGACTGGTTGGGCCGACGGCGGGCGTAGAGCCAGCGCAGGATCTGCGGCTCCATGATCTTCAGCGCGTCGGCGGGGGTCGGGACCCCGCCGCGGGACGAGGACATCTTCGCCATGCCGGAGATGCCGACGAAGGCGTACATGGGTCCGATCGGCTGCTTGCCGCCGAAGATCCCGACGATCTGCCCGCCAACCTGGAACGACGACCCCGGCGAGGAGTGGTCGACGCCGCTCGGCTCGAAGACGACGCCCTCGTAGGCCCAGCGCATCGGCCAGTCGACCTTCCAGACCAGCTTGCCGCGGTTGAACTCGCTGAGCCGGACGGTCTCGGCGAAGCCGCACGCGGTGCAGGTGTAGGCGAGCTCGGTGGAGTCGTCGTCGTAGGAGGTGACGGTCGTCAGGTCCTTCTCGCAGTTGCCGCAGTACGGCTTGTACGGGAAGTACCCGGCGGAGCCGGAGCTCCCGTCGTCCTCGGACGCGGCGCCCGAGCCCTCCTCGGCCTCCAGCTCGGCCTCGTCGACGGCCTTCTGCTGCTGCTTCTTCGGGGCCTTCTTCGTGCGGTACTGGGCGAGGATCGCGTCGATGTCGCCGCGGTGCTTCATGGCGTGCAGGATCTGCTCGCGGTAGGTACCGGAGTTGTACTGCGCGGTCTGGCTGATCCCGTCGAACTCGACGCCCAGCTCGGCCAGCGAGGCGATCATCGCGGCCTTGAAGTGCTCGGCCCAGTTCGGGTACGACGACCCGCGCGGCGCGGGCACCGAGGTCAGCGGCTTGCCGATGTGCTCGGCCCAGGACTCGTCGATCCCGGCGACGCCTGCCGGAACCTTGCGGTACCGGTCGTAGTCGTCCCAGGAGATCAGGTGCCGGACCTGGTACCCGCGGCGGCGGATCTCGTCGGCGACCAGGTGCGGCGTCATGACCTCGCGCAGGTTGCCCAGGTGGATGGGCCCGGAAGGCGAGAGTCCGGACGCGACGACGACCGGTTTGCCCGGGGCCCGGCGCTCCGATTCCTCGATGACCTCATCCGCGAAACGGGAGACCCAGTCGGTGGTCTCGGTGCTCTGAGCCACGATCGGCACGTCCTTCTTTCTGAACGGGGTGGCACTCCGTCTGATCGGGGTGACACTCCATTCTCACAGACCGGGATGCGACGGCGAAAACGGCTTTACCCGCCGTGGGATACTGGCTGGGTCTATCCATCCCCACGAGGAGAACGGCACCCTTTCCTATGGCCTCGGTCACGTCCCTCAGCGACTCCGTCCAGCAGCACCTCGCGTCCGCCCTCTCGGCCACCCTGCCCGAGGCCGCCGGCGCGGACCCGCTGCTGCGACGAAGCGACCGGGCCGACTTCCAGGCCAACGGAATCCTCGCGCTGGCCAAGAAGGCGAAGGCCAACCCGAGGGAGCTGGCGACGCAGGTCGTCTCCCAGGTGGTCACGGGCGACGAGCTGATCAAGGACGTCGAGGTCTCCGGCCCCGGCTTCCTGAACATCACGATCGCGGACCGGGCGATCACCGGGAACCTGGCCGCGCGGTACGCGGACGAGACGGGCCGCCTCGGCGTGCCGACCGCCGCGCAGCCGGGCACCACGGTGATCGACTACGCCCAGCCGAACGTGGCGAAGGAGATGCACGTCGGTCACCTGCGCTCGGCCGTGATCGGCGACTCGGTGGTCCAGCTCCTGGAGTTCACCGGCGAGAACGTGGTCCGCCGGCACCACATCGGCGACTGGGGCACCCAGTTCGGCATGCTCATCCAGTACCTGGACGAGCACCCGCACGAGCTGGACCACAAAGAAGCCCAGGTGACGGGTGAGGAGGCGATGTCGAACCTCGACCGCCTCTACAAGGCCGCGCGGAAGCTCTTCGACTCCGACGAGGAGTTCAAGACCCGGGCCCGGCGCCGGGTGGTCGACCTCCAGGCCGGCGACCCGCAGACCCTCGCCATGTGGCAGAAGTTCGTGGACGAGTCGAAGATCTACTTCTTCTCCGTCTTCGAGAAGCTGGACATGGAGATCCAGGACGCCGACATCGTCGGCGAGTCCGGCTACAACGACATGCTGGCGGAGACCTGCCGGCTGCTGGAGGAGTCGGGCGTCGCGGTCCGTAGCGAAGGCGCCCTGTGCGTGTTCTTCGACGACATCAAGGGCCCGGACGGCAACCCGGTCCCGCTGATCGTCCAGAAGTCGGACGGCGGCTACGGCTACGCGGCGACGGACCTGTCCGCGATCCGCGACCGGGTCTTCCACCTCAAGGCGAACACCCTCCTGTACGTGGTGGACGCCCGCCAGGCCCTGCACTTCAAGATGGTCTTCGAGACGGCGCGGCGGGCCGGCTGGCTGAACGAGGACGTGACGGCGTTCCAGCTGGCGTTCGGCACGGTCCTCGGCAAGGACGGCAAGCCGTTCAAGACGCGTGAGGGCGAGACGGTCCGTCTGGTCGACCTCCTCGACGAGGCGATCGACCGCGCCTCGGCCGTGGTCCGCGAGAAGGCGCAGGACCTCTCGGAGGAGGAGATCGCCGAGCGGGGCGCCCAGGTGGGCATCGGCGCGGTGAAGTACGCGGACCTGTCGACGTCGGCGAACCGGGACTACAAGTTCGACCTGGACCAGATGGTGTCCCTGAACGGCGACACGTCCGTCTACCTCCAGTACGCGTACGCCCGTATCCGGTCCATCCTCCGCAAGGCCGGCGAGACCCGCCCGGCCGCGCACCCGGCGCTGGCACTGACGGAGGCGGAGCGCGCCCTGGGCCTGCACGTGGACGCGTTCGCGGAGACGGTCGCGGAGGCGGCCGGCGAGTACGCCCCGCACAAGCTGGCCGCGTACCTCTATCAGCTGGCGTCCCTGTACACCTCCTTCTACGACAAGTGCCCGGTCCTGAAGGCCGAGACGCCGGCTCAGGTGGAGAACCGCCTCTTCCTGTGCGACATCACGGCCCGCACCCTGCACCAGGGGATGGCCCTGCTGGGGATCAGGACACCGGAGAAGCTCTGACGGCCGCCGCGGGCCGATCAGAGGGCATCGGCATCCCCCCGCGCGTTCTCCTCGGCAAGCTCCCGGGCGCGGCGCGCCAGGGCCTGTCGTACGGCGTCCGGGGCGAGGACTCGCAGGGGCGTGCCGAGGCCGAGGAGATAGCGGGCGAGGCCGTCCGGGTCGGGGCCGCCGATGTCGACCAGGGTGGCGTCGGGGCCGTCGGCGCGGTGGGTGCCGACCGTGGCGGGGATGAGCCGCAGGGCCTCCCGCAGGGCAAGGGGGAGGCGGATGGTCGCGGACAGGGGGTAGGGGCCGTTCGCGATGTTGCGGGAGACCAGCTGGGCCGGGTCGGGTGCGTCGGTGAGGTCTGCCGGATGGCCGGTGGGCTGGAGGCGGTCGACCCGGTCGGCGCGGAAGGTGCGCCACCGGCCCCGGGACACGTCCCGCGCGACGAAGTACCAGCGCCGGCCCGTGTGGACGAGACGGTAGGGGTCGACCTCCCGGACCGTGCCGCGCCCCTCCCCGTCGGTGTACGACAGCCGGGCGCGCCTGCCCTGCCGGCAGGCGACCGCCAGCTCCAGCAGCAGGCCGGGGCGGATCTGCGGGCCGTCGGCCCCCGGGAGGCGTACGAAGGCCTCGTCCAGCTCGCCGAGGCGGTCGGCGATGTGCCGGGGCAGTACCTGGCGCAGCTTCAGCAAGGCCGACAGCGCGGCCTGGTCGCCGCCGAGCGCGTCGCTCAGCGCGGCCTCGCGCAGACCGACCGCCACGGCCAGCGCTTCCTCGTCGTCGAGGATCAGCGGCGGCACCCGGGAACCGGCCCGCAGGCGGTAACCGCCCCAGGGACCGGCCTCGGAGTCGACGCAATAGCCGAGGTCCCGGAGCCTGGCCATGTCCCGGCGGACCGTGCGGTCCGTGACCTCCATGCGCTCGGCCAGTTCGGCGCAGGGCCACGAGGGACGGGAGGACAGCAGGGACAGCAGGCGCAGAAGGCGGGCGGACGAGCTGAGCACGGACGGGAGTCTGGCACATTGCCGAGTCGACCAGGACCGGAACTGTCCTGGTCATGTTCTAGCGTCCTCCTCATGACCACGGAGACCTCTTCAGCACCCGCGTTCCGCTACGCCGCCGTCACCTTCGACTGCGCCGACCCGGCCGAAATGGCCCGCTTCTACGGCGAGTTGCTCGGCATGTCGGTCCTCTACTCCAGCGACGACTTCTTCCTCCTCGGCAAGGAGGGCGCGACCGGCCTCGGCTTCAACCGCCTCACCGACTACCGCCCGCCCACCTGGCCGGACCCGGCGCAGGAGAAGCAGGCGCACATCGAACTGGGCGTGGACGACCTGGACATCGCCGAGAAGCGGCTGCTGGAGCTGGGCGCCGGCAAGCCGGAGTTCCAGCCGGGCGAGGACCGGTGGCGGGTGCTGCTGGACCCGGCCGGACACCCGTTCTGCATCACCACGCTCGTGTAGATACACGCGGTCCGGGTCACTGACCCACGAGGCTGCCCTGCGCGGGGTCCCGGCGTGGTCGGCGGCCCCGGCGGCCGCGAGGTGTTCTCTGGGGCCAGAACAGCACGTACGCCGCCGAGCCGAGGCAGAACGCCAGGCGGATGAAGCCCCGGGTGGGATCCGACGGGATCAGCAGGGCGCTGCCGTAGAGGGAGATCAACGCTATCCAGCTGACCCACGGGACCAGGCGGCGTTGGCCGATCGAGTCCCAGATGAGGGTGCCGAGGAGGACCGAGGCGTTGTAGTACGTGTACACGCTGGGGTCGAGGAGGATGCGGGCGTCGGCGGCGAGGAACACCACCGCCGGCCAGCGGCCCCGTCGTACCGCCAGGGCGCCCAGGGTCAGGCCGAGGGCCATTTGCGTGGGGCGGTCCCACCAGGGGGTCGCGGGGTCGTTCACGCCGAACCAGCGCAGTGCGGAGGCCGGTTGGTTGGGGATGGTGAAGCGGGCCGCTTGCAGGGTGTCCAGGTGGGTCAGATAGAAGGGGAGCCAGGCTATCGCCACCAGGCCGAACGCCCAGGCCGCCGAGCGCAGGCGGGCCGGGCGGGGCAGGGCCAGCAACAGGGGCAGGAAGCCGACCGCCCAGGGTTTGGAGTCGACCGCCAGGGCCAGGAAGACGCCCATCGCCGTCGCGTTGCCGCGGACCAGCGCGCGGACGGCGAGCGTGGTGAAGAACAGGGCGAGGACGTCGTCGAGGTGGGCGAAGCGGACGGAGACCTCGACCCACATGGGTATGAAGGCCGCACCGGCGATCAGGACGCGCTGCTGGAGGCGTTTGTGGTTGAGGCCGGTGCCGCGGTTGTAGTCGGCGGCGGCGCGGCCGACCAGGACGAGCATGTACAGGCCGAGGCCGGACATGAACGCGTCCGCGAGTTTTTCGCCTATGTCGGCGGGGAACGGCGCGAAGAGTCCGGCGACGAAAAAGCTGACGGGGCCGATCTGCAGCTCGGGGTGGTTGGCGTAGAGGGCGAGGCCACCGCCGCCTCTCTGGTTGAAGAGCAGTTGCTCGCCGTCTCTCAGGTAATGCCAGGAGATCGCGGCGTGGCGTTCGGCCACGACGAACCAGAAGGCCGTCCACAGGGTGAGCAGCACGATGTGCCACCGCACCGGGTAACGCCCGATCCGCACGTTCGGTCCTTCCCGTCCTTCCCGCGACCGTATCCATCCTGTTATCGCATCCCTCGGTAAGAGGGGCTTCGGCGGGTCCCGGTTCATCGGGCGGGCACCTCAACGGCGTTGTCAGTGGCGGGCCGTACAGTCACGGGTATGGCGACTCTTCCCAATCCGCTGCCCAAGCTGGCCACCGACCCCAGCGGCCGTTCCCTCGGGCTGCAGCTCCCGCCCGGCCGACTGGTCGACACGACGGATGACGGGGCCTGGCACGAGCCCCTGCTGTGGCACGCGGAGAAGCCCGCCGCGCCGGGCACCTGGAAGGCGCTGGGAGCGCCGGGCGCGCGGACAGGTCTGCTGCCGGTGCTCGTGGATGCCGGCGGCTCCGACGGCGGCCCCGAGGACTGGGGGCTGCTGCCCGGCGAGAGCTCGTATCCGGGCGATCACGACGCCGAGGAGGTCCTCGCGGAGTACTGGGAGGAGGAGACGGAGGACGGCGAGAGCGCCGAGGAGATCGAGCCGTTCGGGGAGGAGTGGCCCGGCCTCGCCCCCGCCGCCCCGCTCTCCGCCGACCCGGACACCCGTGCCGCCCAGGTCGCCGACACGCTGGTTTGCGCTGCGGACTCGGTCGTCGCTCAGGCCCGTCTCGCCCTCGTTCCGGCCCGCCGGTCGGCCGACATCCCGGCGGCGATCGGCTGGACCGGCCCGGTGAACTACGAGGGTGACGTGGCCCGGATATGCGCGGTGCTGCGCTCCTGGGAGGACCGCTTCGGCATACGGGTCGTGGCGCTCGGCCTGGACACCCTGGTCGTGTCCGTCGCGGCCCCGCCGACCGCGCAGGAGGACGCCGAGGCGGTGGCGGCCGAGCACTTCGCGTTCTGCCCGGACAGCGTCCTCCAGGACGAGCAGGACACCCTCCGCGCATACGCGAAGACCCTGGTCGGGGCGCACAGTTGGACGTTCTGGTGGGACTGACACCCAACCGCCGACACCCGACCCACCCACAACCGGAGACCCCCCTACAGGACAGGGCACTTCACACATAGCGGGCAGCGGGTCGCGTAGGTCAGCCGCCGAGCCCCCGTTCCAGCCTGCGCAGCCCCTCCGCGATCTCCTCCGGGGTCTGGGTGACGAAGCACAGGCGGAGGGTGGAGGGGTCGGGGGCGCCGGCGTAGAAGGGCGCGCCGGGGACGTAGGCCACGTTCTGCTCGACCACGCGGGGCAGCAGGGCGAGGGTGTCGTACGACTCCGGCAGCCGCGCCCAGAGGAACATGCCGCCCTCGGGCCGGTTCCACCGCGAGCCGGGCGGGAGGGCGGCCGGCAGGCCCGCCAGCATGGCGTCCCGGCGTTCGCCGTACACGGCCCGCACCCGCGCCACATGGGCGTCCAGGACGTCCAGATAGCGGGCGGCGGCGAGCTGGTTGAGCGTCGCAGTGTGCAGGTCCGCCGCCTGCTTGGCGACCGCGCACGCCCGGCGCAGCTCAGCGGGCGCGCGCAGCCAGCCGAGGCGCAGTCCGGGGGCCATCACCTTGGAGAAGGAGCCGAGCAGGACGGTCCGGTCCTCGGCGCCGGGCAGGGAGGCGATCCAGGGGACGCGCTCACCGTCGTAGCGGAGTTCGCCGTACGGGTCGTCCTCGACGATCCACAGGCCCTCGCGGGCGGCCACGGTGGCGATCTCCGCGCGGCGCGGCGCGGGCATCGTACGGCCGGTGGGGTTGTGGAAGGTGGGGACAAGGTAGAGCAACTTGGGGTGTTCACGGCGGATCGCCTCCTCCAGGGCCACCGGATCCACACCGTCTTCATCCCCCGGCACGGCCACCACGCGCGCTCCCGCGAGCCCGAAGACCTGAAGCGCCGCCAGGTAGCAGGGGTTTTCCACCAGGACCGTGTCGCCGGGTTCGAGCAGGGCCGTCGCGAGGAGGGACAGGGCCTGCTGGGAGCCGGTGGTGACGAGCAGGTCGTCGGGGTCGGTCGGCAGGCCCCGGGCGGTGATGCGCCCGGCCAGGCCCGCCCGGAGCGTGGGCTCGCCCTCGGTCGTGGAGTACTGCAGCGCCTGCGCCGGGGTCTGTGCCAGCACCTCCTCGAACGCCGCCGCTATACCGTCCCGGTCGAAGAGTTCCGGTGCCGGGAGCCCGCCCGCGAAGTTGATCACCTCGGGGCGCGCGGTGACCGCGAGGATGTCCCGCACGGGCGAACCGCCCACGCTGCGGGCGCGGGCGGCGAGCCGCGGGGCGGGGGCGCGTGTCGGCGCGGCAAGGGCAGGGGCAGGCTCGGCGACGGTCATGGCGCGGCTCTCCTTCGGCTCCGGGAGCCGTCAGGCTAGAGAAGTGCGTGCCGCCTACACCCGTAATTCCGCGATCCGGACAGCCGGTTCGTGTCCGTCCCTGCCCGGCGCCGCTTCCCACGCCGTCAGGGCCGCACGCCGAACACCGACGCCGGCCCGTCCGCGACCCGCGTCCGCCAGGTCAGCGCAGCTTCTGCGCCGCCTCGGTCGCCCAGTAGGTGAGGATGTTGCGCGCCCCGGCCCGCTTGATACCGGTCAGGGTCTCGAAGATGGCGCGGTCGCGGTCGATCCAGCCCTTCTCGGCGGCGGCCTCGATCATCGAGTACTCGCCGGAGATCTGGTAGGCGGCGACGGGCACGTCCACGGCGTCCGCGACCCGGGCGAGGATGTCGAGGTACGGCCCGGCCGGCTTGACCATGACCATGTCCGCGCCCTCTTCCAGATCGAGGGACAGCTCCCGCAGGGACTCGCGCCAGTTGGCCGGGTCCTGCTGGTAGGTCTTGCGGTCGCCCTGGAGCGAGGAGGCGACGGCCTCGCGGAAGGGGCCGAAGAAGACGGACGAGTACTTGACGGTGTAGGCGAGGATCGCCACGTCCTCGCGCCCGATCTGGTCGAGCGCGTCGCGGACGACGCCGATCTGCCCGTCCATCATCCCGCTGGGCCCGACGACATGGGCGCCGGCGTCGGCCTGCACCTGGGCCATCTCGGCGTACCGCTCCAGGGTCGCGTCGTTGTCGACACGGCCCTCGGCGTCGAGGACCCCGCAGTGCCCGTGGTCGGTGGTCTCGTCCAGGCACAGGTCGGACATGACGAGCAGGTCGTCGCCGACCTCGGCGCGCACGTCCCGGATGGCGACCTGAAGGATCCCGTCCGGATCGGTGCCCGCGGTCCCGACGGCGTCCTTCTTGCTCTCCTCCGGCACGCCGAACAGCATGATCCCGGAGACCCCGGCCTGCACGGCCTCCAGCGCGGCCTTCTTCAGACTGTCGCGGGTGTGCTGGACGACACCGGGCATCGCGGCGATCGGCACGGGCTCGCTGACGCCCTCGCGGACGAAGGCGGGGAGGATGAAGTCGGCGGGGTGCAGCCGCGTCTCGGCGACCATGCGCCGCATGACGGGCGAGGTCCGCAGTCGCCGGGGACGGGTACCGGGAAACGATCCGTACTTCGTCATCCCTCTACGCTACGCCCGCCCGTCCCCCACATTTGCCGACGCCCTGTCGGCTGACCCCGCCCGGCACGGCGGGCCCGCCCCGGACGAAGTTTTTGCGGTAGCTCGACCTTTCCTCGAACCGCTTCCCATCTGCGCGGTGTCCGCAATGCCCGCCCCTTGTCCCTGGTGGTAACGCCGAGTTCACTCCGCACCCCCTCCCCAGCGTTCTACGCGCGTGGTGTCATGCGCGCGCCACCCCTCCTCGCCCGTGAGCCTAGGAGTCACGCATGCTGCGGAAGGTCCTCACCCGCGCGGCCATCGCCCTGACCGCCGGTACCGCCGTCGTCGCCACCGCGGTCCCCGCGAACGCCGCGAGCTACTCGGCGTTCGCCTTCTCCCAGACCGGCAGCCAGCCCACGATCTACGACTTCATCGACTCGGCCGCCAGCACGCTCGACATGACCATGTACGAGCTGGAGGACACCACGGCCGTCAACGACCTCATAGCCCTGAAGAACAAGGGCGTCACGGTCCGCGTCATCCTCGACCGCCAGCACAAGACCGCCAACAACGCGGCGTACACGTCCCTGACCAACGCGGGCGTAGGCGTGGTCTGGTCGTCCTCGGCGTTCGTCTACACCCACCAGAAGACGATCACCGTCGACGGCGTCAAGTCCCTTGTCATGACCGGCAATCTGACGGCCCAGTACTACACGACCAGCCGCGACTACGGCGTCTTCACCGACGACACGCGCGACGTCGCCTCCATCGAGAAGGTCTTCAACGCCGACTACACGGCGTCCTCGATCACCCCCACCGACGGCGACCACCTGCTGTGGTCCCCCACCGACTCCCGCAACCGCCTGGTGTCCTTCGTCAATTCCGCGACCAAGAGCCTGGACGTGGAGGAACTGGAGTTCAGCGACAGCACGGTGGTCAACGCGATCGTCGCGCGCGCCAAGGCGGGCGTGAAGGTCCGCGTGGTCCTGGAGAATCCTTCCAGCTACTCCAGCGAGGTCTCCGCCGTCAAAGCGGCCGGCGGCACGGTCGTCGGCTACTCCGACCCCAACGGCTTCTTCATCCATGCCAAGGCCATGGTCGCCGACTACGGCCTGACCACCCAGGAGGTCGAGGCCGGCTCTATGAACATCAGCAGCAACTCCCTGAGCAACAACCGGGAGCTGGGCATCATCCTGACCGGCACGGGCGTCGCCGAGCCGGTGGCCCAGACGATCGAGACGACGTTCAACAGCGACTACGCGGGCGGCAAGGCGGCGTAGCTCTGGCCGGCCGGGCGGGCACCGCCAGCGCCCGCCCGGCCTCACGTGACCTCTGATCAGGAGTGGCCCCAGGGACGCAGCGGGCAGGTGTC
Above is a genomic segment from Streptomyces fodineus containing:
- a CDS encoding PLP-dependent aminotransferase family protein, whose amino-acid sequence is MTVAEPAPALAAPTRAPAPRLAARARSVGGSPVRDILAVTARPEVINFAGGLPAPELFDRDGIAAAFEEVLAQTPAQALQYSTTEGEPTLRAGLAGRITARGLPTDPDDLLVTTGSQQALSLLATALLEPGDTVLVENPCYLAALQVFGLAGARVVAVPGDEDGVDPVALEEAIRREHPKLLYLVPTFHNPTGRTMPAPRRAEIATVAAREGLWIVEDDPYGELRYDGERVPWIASLPGAEDRTVLLGSFSKVMAPGLRLGWLRAPAELRRACAVAKQAADLHTATLNQLAAARYLDVLDAHVARVRAVYGERRDAMLAGLPAALPPGSRWNRPEGGMFLWARLPESYDTLALLPRVVEQNVAYVPGAPFYAGAPDPSTLRLCFVTQTPEEIAEGLRRLERGLGG
- the lysS gene encoding lysine--tRNA ligase, with the translated sequence MPIVAQSTETTDWVSRFADEVIEESERRAPGKPVVVASGLSPSGPIHLGNLREVMTPHLVADEIRRRGYQVRHLISWDDYDRYRKVPAGVAGIDESWAEHIGKPLTSVPAPRGSSYPNWAEHFKAAMIASLAELGVEFDGISQTAQYNSGTYREQILHAMKHRGDIDAILAQYRTKKAPKKQQQKAVDEAELEAEEGSGAASEDDGSSGSAGYFPYKPYCGNCEKDLTTVTSYDDDSTELAYTCTACGFAETVRLSEFNRGKLVWKVDWPMRWAYEGVVFEPSGVDHSSPGSSFQVGGQIVGIFGGKQPIGPMYAFVGISGMAKMSSSRGGVPTPADALKIMEPQILRWLYARRRPNQSFKIAFDQEIQRLYDEWDKLAGKVADGSALPADIAAYTRAVGTAAAELPKTPRPLPYRTLASVADITAGHEDQALRILSELDPEQPLASLDEARPRYDRAEAWINTHVPADQRTIVREEPDAELLKSLDEASQQSVRLLLDGLAEHWSLDGLTHLVYGVPKVQAGFSADATPKELPPEIKTAQRSFFALLYHLLVGRDTGPRLPTLLLAVGQDRVRRLLGE
- the argS gene encoding arginine--tRNA ligase — translated: MASVTSLSDSVQQHLASALSATLPEAAGADPLLRRSDRADFQANGILALAKKAKANPRELATQVVSQVVTGDELIKDVEVSGPGFLNITIADRAITGNLAARYADETGRLGVPTAAQPGTTVIDYAQPNVAKEMHVGHLRSAVIGDSVVQLLEFTGENVVRRHHIGDWGTQFGMLIQYLDEHPHELDHKEAQVTGEEAMSNLDRLYKAARKLFDSDEEFKTRARRRVVDLQAGDPQTLAMWQKFVDESKIYFFSVFEKLDMEIQDADIVGESGYNDMLAETCRLLEESGVAVRSEGALCVFFDDIKGPDGNPVPLIVQKSDGGYGYAATDLSAIRDRVFHLKANTLLYVVDARQALHFKMVFETARRAGWLNEDVTAFQLAFGTVLGKDGKPFKTREGETVRLVDLLDEAIDRASAVVREKAQDLSEEEIAERGAQVGIGAVKYADLSTSANRDYKFDLDQMVSLNGDTSVYLQYAYARIRSILRKAGETRPAAHPALALTEAERALGLHVDAFAETVAEAAGEYAPHKLAAYLYQLASLYTSFYDKCPVLKAETPAQVENRLFLCDITARTLHQGMALLGIRTPEKL
- a CDS encoding helix-turn-helix transcriptional regulator, which produces MLSSSARLLRLLSLLSSRPSWPCAELAERMEVTDRTVRRDMARLRDLGYCVDSEAGPWGGYRLRAGSRVPPLILDDEEALAVAVGLREAALSDALGGDQAALSALLKLRQVLPRHIADRLGELDEAFVRLPGADGPQIRPGLLLELAVACRQGRRARLSYTDGEGRGTVREVDPYRLVHTGRRWYFVARDVSRGRWRTFRADRVDRLQPTGHPADLTDAPDPAQLVSRNIANGPYPLSATIRLPLALREALRLIPATVGTHRADGPDATLVDIGGPDPDGLARYLLGLGTPLRVLAPDAVRQALARRARELAEENARGDADAL
- the hemB gene encoding porphobilinogen synthase yields the protein MTKYGSFPGTRPRRLRTSPVMRRMVAETRLHPADFILPAFVREGVSEPVPIAAMPGVVQHTRDSLKKAALEAVQAGVSGIMLFGVPEESKKDAVGTAGTDPDGILQVAIRDVRAEVGDDLLVMSDLCLDETTDHGHCGVLDAEGRVDNDATLERYAEMAQVQADAGAHVVGPSGMMDGQIGVVRDALDQIGREDVAILAYTVKYSSVFFGPFREAVASSLQGDRKTYQQDPANWRESLRELSLDLEEGADMVMVKPAGPYLDILARVADAVDVPVAAYQISGEYSMIEAAAEKGWIDRDRAIFETLTGIKRAGARNILTYWATEAAQKLR
- a CDS encoding VOC family protein, which translates into the protein MTTETSSAPAFRYAAVTFDCADPAEMARFYGELLGMSVLYSSDDFFLLGKEGATGLGFNRLTDYRPPTWPDPAQEKQAHIELGVDDLDIAEKRLLELGAGKPEFQPGEDRWRVLLDPAGHPFCITTLV
- a CDS encoding DUF2637 domain-containing protein; translated protein: MAAPLQLTRIHRVLIGVVVTGALIIAGIGFAGSYAAVRELAIKKGFGNFSYVFPVGIDAGICVLLALDLLLTWIRIPFPLLRQTAWLLTAATIAFNGAAAWPDPLGVGMHAVIPILFVVAVEAARHAIGRIADITADKHMEGVRLTRWVLSPVPTFLLWRRMKLWELRSYEQVIKLEQERLVYQARLRSRFGRAWRRKAPVESLMPLRLARYGVPLAETAPAGLAAAGIEPMVLAPVSQPQLAAADSAGAAVAGGRAAGAAPVPQNAALPGEQRPESPVDEESPWFQAPRQIDYHGGYDPAYDPMMQEPQYAPDERYAGWYEDQQPEDFQQPSPEETGSFPIPVGPNRTRELGDGGGTPEPEPTEEDFYQVFRKSIDGSYPTGPQLKDDIEATFGISLPLADANRMANRFTNRHTAELEEDHIA
- a CDS encoding DUF4253 domain-containing protein codes for the protein MATLPNPLPKLATDPSGRSLGLQLPPGRLVDTTDDGAWHEPLLWHAEKPAAPGTWKALGAPGARTGLLPVLVDAGGSDGGPEDWGLLPGESSYPGDHDAEEVLAEYWEEETEDGESAEEIEPFGEEWPGLAPAAPLSADPDTRAAQVADTLVCAADSVVAQARLALVPARRSADIPAAIGWTGPVNYEGDVARICAVLRSWEDRFGIRVVALGLDTLVVSVAAPPTAQEDAEAVAAEHFAFCPDSVLQDEQDTLRAYAKTLVGAHSWTFWWD